Part of the Prunus dulcis chromosome 8, ALMONDv2, whole genome shotgun sequence genome is shown below.
TGGTGTTGCATCCAAAGACGCCGTGATCTCACCTGACACCGGGGTATCAGCCAGGCTCTACAtccccaaaaccaaaatcaccacaaacccaacaaagCTTCCTCTCCTTGTGTACTTTCATGGAGGTGGCTTTTGCATGGGGTCACCATTTTGTGCCTATTACCATAGCTATGTGACATCTTTAGTTGCTGAGACAAATGCTGTTGCTGTGTCTGTTGATTATAGGAAGGCCCCAGAGAACCCTCTGCCTCTAGGGTTTGATGATTCATGGGCTGCTCTCAATTGGGTTCAATCTCATTTTGAAGGGCAAGGCCCTGAAGAGTGGCTCAATTCATATGCTGATTTTGAAAGAGTGTTTTTTGCTGGTGACAGTGCTGGGGCAAACATAGCTCATCACATGGCCTTGAGATTGGGGCATGAAGGTTTGGTTGGTGTGAAGCTTAAAGGGATTGCTTTGGTGCATCCATATTTTTGGGGGTCAGAACCAATTGAAGGGGAGACTCATGTGGTTGAGAATAGAGCAAAGGCAGAGGGTATATGGAGATTTGCTTGTCCAAGTACTATTGGAGCCGATGACCCGCTTATAAACCCGGGTAAGGATCTGAAACTGGCGAAATTGGGGGCTGATAGGGTCTTGGTTTGTGTTGCTGAGCAGGATGTGCTGAGGCAAAGAGGGTGGTATTATAGCGAGTTGTTGAAGAAAAGTGAGTGGGGTGGGGCTGTGGAGGTTGTGGAGACAAAAGAGGAGGATCATGTGTTCCATTTGAACAACCCAACTGGAGAGAATGCTGTGGCTTTGCTCAAGAAGGTTGCTTCCTTCATCAATCAGGATATATAAATTCCTGAAATAGGGTTCTCTGTTTCTAAATTGATGGTTGTCTCAGTAAGTCTTTAGTTCTGTTATTAAGCAAGCATTCAACTTGAACTTGCTgtattcatcaattcatgccCTGTAGTTCAGAGTGATGACACCTAATGGTTATATTGGATCCCAATCTTGATTCGTTGGGAATTTGGTACGATAATATGTAtgtttctgtgtttttttttatcaaggtttagaaataaaataggGAAGATGATGAAAAAGTACTCAAAATGCAGGAGAATGACTTGTACGATAAAATTGGACTTTTCGAAATAGCCttcatttaatttgatttcaaGTGAGTTGATGCATGATTTGtggaaaattattttgtgttttagaTTTAGTAAACAATCATTAATCCCATCCATCCTCAAGGCAGTTTGCTTTATTTGACGAAGAAACATAGAACATAATAGCAGTACAAGGCATAAAAcagatgaagaaaagaagaagctgaTGGAAATTACAACAATGGAAAACCATCAACCTGGCTTCATAACACAGATCTGATAcaatggaaaaataaaactaattaataaaagaaaccATCTTTTTTAACAAGGCCACAGCATTGTCACAAGtgggattgaacaaatggAACACATGGTTCTCCCCCTTTGATTCAATCACATCCACAGCCCCTTTCCATCCACTCTTCTTCAGTACCTCACTATAACGCCATCCCCTATCTTTCAAAGCATCTTTCTCAGCAACACAAACCAGCACTTTCTCACACCCCAATCCCCCGAGTTTCGGATCCTTACCCGGGTTGAAAAGTGGGTCATCGGATCCACTAGTCGAAGGGTAAGCCAAACGCCATAAACCAACCATGTACTCTCTTACCACTGGGGGCAGAGCTTGCTCTGCCCCAATGGCTTCACTTCCCCCAAAATATGGATGCACCAAAACAATCCCTTTTGGCTTAACACCACCCAACCCCTCAGAGCCTATTCTCAAGCCCACGTTGTGTGCTATGTTAGCCCCGGCGCTGTCCCCAGCTATAAACACACGTTGGAAATCTGCATGTCGATTTAGCCAATCTTCAGAGCCCTTTGCATCAGAATGGGAAGCAACCCATTTGAGAGAACCCCATGCATCATCGTAAGCGGCAGGCAGAGAGTGCTCTGGGGCTAGCCTATACTCAACAGAGACAGCAACGATGTTGGTCTCCGCGACTAAGGCGTTAAGGTAGTTGTGGTAAATGGAAGAAGAGGCGCGTTCGACCACGAAGCCGCCTCCGTGGATGTAAACAAGAAGAGGGAGCTTTTTGTTGGGGGAGTTGGTGGCGGATTTTGTGGGGAGGTAAAGCCGGGCAGATAATGCTGGTTCTTTTGAGATCACAACGTCTTTCGATTCGACGCCGGTTTGGGGATCTAAGGATGGAGGAAGGGTTGTTGTGCCTGTGAGCCGCTCAATTCGACCatctttgtatattttgaTGAGAGGAGAGAAGTCATGGGCTAGTTCATTGCTCATGCTTGGATTCAATGAAGACAAGTTTATTTCCttaatgaaaattacaaaataataaaaatgagaagAGAATACGAAACACAAACAGagagttaaaaaaatttgtgtggAGAATTCAATTTTGCTCACCACCTTATGGTGTTGCATTACAAATCGCACTCAATGTGGAGAAATTTTTGAGTGTTACGTGTcacattataattaattagaattAATCGTAATTAAATGTGTGGTTATGTAAGGCACCACTCCATTATTTTTCGGTAACAAGGGAGTTGAAGCCCCAAAAATAGGAAAAGGTATTGTACGGATCAAAACCGAGCCCCAGTGTAGCCATAACTGTATGATTGGTCAATCTCACTTTGGGACTAGTGTCACTCAAATATGTAAGGGATGGGGAGGAGATAGACAAATCGGGGACAAAAAATCTCAACTCGTTATAAGATTTTAAATATCCtcttgatttcttttcttttcaattttttcttataaacaTAGTAAAGTAACAAACCAACAATCTTCCCAAATcaacaaaaatcatatataaagtacatttttatttccttaCAAAATGTTAAAAAGTGACACACAGGTATCCTCCTATCTTACACATTATTTACAAAATTAGAGGGTACTTgcacaaaacaaataagaaaaggtGAAGCCACCAGTTATATACACCTGATTACACGTAAGATGTTTTCGCTTTGGAGGCTATGGAAATCAAGATTGATGCAAGAAGGAAACAATCTTCTCAAGCATGGCCTCAGAATTCTTATTAGGGGGACTGAACAAATGGAATACATGGCTCTCCCCCTTTGTTTCACTGACCTCCACAACCCCTTTCCATCCACTCTTTTTGAGTACGTCACCATAATACAATCCCCTATCTTTCAACGCATCTTTCCCAGCAACAAAAACCAGAACTTTCCCACACCCCAACTCCCTCAATTTCGGATCCATAGTCGGGTTGAAAAGCGGGTCATCGGGTCCAAAACTCGTAGGGTTCACAAAACGCCACAATGCAGTCATATACAAGCTCACAACTACAGGCAGAGTTGCCTCTGCCCCAACTGGTTGtgacccccaaaaaaatgGATGCACCAACACAATTCCATTCAGCTTAAAACCATTCAATCTGTCAGAGCCTAATTTCATAGCCATCTGGTGTGCTATGTTAGCCCCAGCGCTGTCACCAGAGAAAAACACACGCTGTGGATCTGCATATCTACTAAGCCACTCCTCGGAGCGGTTTCCACCACCAAAATGAGAAGAAACCCAATTGAGAGCAGCCCATGAATCTTGGTAAGCAATAGGCAGAGGGTGCTCTGGGGCTAGCCTATAGTCAACAGAGACAGCAACAACGTTGGCCGCGGTGACTAGggagttgaggtagttgtgaTATGTGGGAGAAGAGGCATGTTCAACACAGAAGCCACCTCCATGAAAGTAAACAAGAAGAGGGAGTTTGCTTTGGGTTGAGTTGGTGGTGGAGTTGGTGACGGAGTTGGGGAGGTAAAGCCTTGCAGATATGCCCCTTCTTCGAGAGATTGCAACGTCTTTAGATTGAACGCCAGTTTTAGGATCAAGCGATGGAGGAACGCTTGATTTTCCTATGAGCCTCTCGATCGTCCCGTTTACATATATTTTCACGAGAGGAGAGAAATCAATGGCAACGGCATGGCTCATGGGAGGAGATAAATCAGGGGCAACGCCCTGGCTCATGGTTGGAGCCatggaagagaagagaacaaTGAACACAATTATGGATAACATTGTAGGCATTTTTTCTTGGCATGCATCTATTGGCAACATTAAGGGAAAACAATCTtgtcatatatatagattttaaGAATTTGTTGTATATTTAATAAAAGCTAATTTTACTCACTATCTTTAAATATCATGTAGTATTATCCTCCCACTTTGCGGATGGAGCAAGATGATGGACTCTCCTCCAAccctttttttggttgagtcTCCTCCAACTGTTGGTTTTGAAATATCTTACGAATATGATGAACCACCGAGAGAGATTTTTGACCTCAGTTTATCTTCTTCCCCCTTACAATTTGTGCCTTGACCACATAACTATAATTAAACCCTTCAGTTGTCCATATTCAATTTATCTTAACCACTGGTTTTTGTCTGAAGAAACTGGGACCTTACCACTTTCACAATCCTGAAAACCAGACAAATGCTGTCAACGCTCAATGTTCTGTTGATAGAATGCCCCTATAGTCTTGTACCAAGCTGCATGACTATACATCAATTCCAGACATATCATCAACCTTTGCAATGAAGAAAATTATGAAGTTGCATTGGTCCAAACCATCATGTCGACATTGCGAAGAGATGGTCAAGGCATGTAGAACTCGTTTAGGTTTCAGAAATTATGCGAACACCCCCTCaggtttcaaattgttttcacaaaaccccttattattattgttagtccaaaaattgatgatttaattaaaaaaaatcttaagaaaatgacaaatttaaCCTCAATGAATAAAAGATTGTAAAAGATTTCCCATAACTTGCCACATATTAAAAGAGAGTACAAAAACAATCTTTGAGAATGGTTGAAAAGGAAGTAAAGGTTTTCTCTTTACGAATGGGTGGCGTATCAAGTTTTTCTTGCTCATCTAAATTCTCATATGTTTGGCACAATATGTATCACACCTACGATCAGAGAATACAATTGGTCTCTTTTTCtcaaatagaaaacaaagtaTACAAAAgcatatcgataaaaattggaaGTGAAAAAAAGTGCTAGAAGGAATCATTGGATCTATCTAGGCCAAAGACATATTACTATAGTGCAGTTTGAGCCTTGAATCACTGAGTTCTTTAGCATAGatatatacaatttttttttttcatattattgATCTTGTTGCCATTGTTGTTTGGGTTCTTGAAATGCAGAGAGCCAAtgcgaagaagaagaacttgATTTGGTTATACTGAACGCGTATTTCCTATATTatttcatgtttttcttttatcttttaagATAATGTGTTGTCAATGTAACCCCATTTCCGAACATAGAGATTTTGAGTTCGAGTAGCAAACTAAAACTTGAAAGTTCCCCTTAGTTTAGATTTCGTATGCTTCATCAATACTNNNNNNNNNNATAATCTCACATCAAGTAGGTGGGCTACTACCAATTGCACTGAGGTCTTGGCCAAAGCGAAGGGCCCTACAGGTCTGTTACACAAAACACGTTTTTGCAAGGGCCATGGATAGACCCAGCAGGCACATTTGACTGATCGCTATTAAATCCAGGGGGCTGAGAATGACTTGTGTGGTTCACCTTCTTATAAAGTTTGAGTGTTCAAAATAGCCCCTTTTTTCTGATAAACATAACAAAGTACAAACCAGCAATCTATCCAAACCATTTGATCTCTCATGCTTAGTATTtacagaagaaagaaaaccgACAAGAACACCAATCATAATCGTACTTGTTTGATCACCCAATCTTTCATATTTCACATCagatgttttatttatttaagcaAAAACCATACATAAAGCATAATCCAAGGCATAAAAcagatgaagaaaagaagaaccCAACAAAGAAGTACAACCGCTAACCTGGCTTAGAGGCTATGGTCATATTACTAAGCACACCAAAGTCTCAGGCAAATT
Proteins encoded:
- the LOC117638788 gene encoding probable carboxylesterase 12, producing MASCVLTMSLWPKPKNPTCTGNLKLNLPSSLFTHLSLPHRKSCNIRLYSSSSTSMDASVSNEVAKDFSPFLKIYKDGRVERLSGTDIVPTSLDAQTGVASKDAVISPDTGVSARLYIPKTKITTNPTKLPLLVYFHGGGFCMGSPFCAYYHSYVTSLVAETNAVAVSVDYRKAPENPLPLGFDDSWAALNWVQSHFEGQGPEEWLNSYADFERVFFAGDSAGANIAHHMALRLGHEGLVGVKLKGIALVHPYFWGSEPIEGETHVVENRAKAEGIWRFACPSTIGADDPLINPGKDLKLAKLGADRVLVCVAEQDVLRQRGWYYSELLKKSEWGGAVEVVETKEEDHVFHLNNPTGENAVALLKKVASFINQDI
- the LOC117637924 gene encoding probable carboxylesterase 12, with amino-acid sequence MSNELAHDFSPLIKIYKDGRIERLTGTTTLPPSLDPQTGVESKDVVISKEPALSARLYLPTKSATNSPNKKLPLLVYIHGGGFVVERASSSIYHNYLNALVAETNIVAVSVEYRLAPEHSLPAAYDDAWGSLKWVASHSDAKGSEDWLNRHADFQRVFIAGDSAGANIAHNVGLRIGSEGLGGVKPKGIVLVHPYFGGSEAIGAEQALPPVVREYMVGLWRLAYPSTSGSDDPLFNPGKDPKLGGLGCEKVLVCVAEKDALKDRGWRYSEVLKKSGWKGAVDVIESKGENHVFHLFNPTCDNAVALLKKMVSFIN
- the LOC117637389 gene encoding probable carboxylesterase 12, with the protein product MPTMLSIIVFIVLFSSMAPTMSQGVAPDLSPPMSHAVAIDFSPLVKIYVNGTIERLIGKSSVPPSLDPKTGVQSKDVAISRRRGISARLYLPNSVTNSTTNSTQSKLPLLVYFHGGGFCVEHASSPTYHNYLNSLVTAANVVAVSVDYRLAPEHPLPIAYQDSWAALNWVSSHFGGGNRSEEWLSRYADPQRVFFSGDSAGANIAHQMAMKLGSDRLNGFKLNGIVLVHPFFWGSQPVGAEATLPVVVSLYMTALWRFVNPTSFGPDDPLFNPTMDPKLRELGCGKVLVFVAGKDALKDRGLYYGDVLKKSGWKGVVEVSETKGESHVFHLFSPPNKNSEAMLEKIVSFLHQS